A genomic segment from Tachypleus tridentatus isolate NWPU-2018 unplaced genomic scaffold, ASM421037v1 Hic_cluster_2, whole genome shotgun sequence encodes:
- the LOC143243070 gene encoding uncharacterized protein LOC143243070 isoform X2 has product MLHVQIKIFRNYKVVLSHDTNRNKLQQAGHCLCELNHLPRFCDFECVRTLFFSHST; this is encoded by the exons ATGCTTCATgtccaaattaaaatattcaggaattacaagg tggTGTTGTCCCATGACACAAACAGAAACAAGCTTCAACAAGCTGGGCATTGTCTATGTGAATTGAACCATCTGCCAAGATTCTGTGATTTTGAATGTGTGAGGACACTCTT